Within Diabrotica virgifera virgifera chromosome 7, PGI_DIABVI_V3a, the genomic segment cagcgaaatgtttaaatatggaggaccagtattaattaagcatttggaaaagctgataaaagaaatttgggaacaagaacacataccaaaagaattgactgaagccacactgtgtccaattcacaaaaaaggcgacacaagtttatgccataattacaggggaatagtcctactaaacgttgcatataaaatacttgcagtacatataaaagacaagataacacaaaagatagataatgacataggagaatatcaatgtggattcagaagaggaagcagcacggtggatcaaattttcctaCTGCATGAGATACAAGCGGGAAGCTACGAATACGGGaaatctacaatggccctattcattgactttaaacaagcttttgacagagtgaaacggaaagaaatatacaaagcactatgtgagattggaattagtgaaaaattaataaagatggtaaaagttacactcagagaaacagagaacagggttaaaataaattgaaaggtaacagataagtttagggtcggtgcaggggtacgacaaggagacccactgtcatcactgttgttcagtatccttcttgaaatggtcatcagagaagccgaaattaacaggacatgacttgtataccaacgaaaacaaacaccaatgcttggcattcgctgatgacatagaaatgatagccagaagtaaacaagaattaaaagcaatactaaaaagactagaggcgataggaagaaagaaagggatatacataaacgaagaaaagactaaatatatggaatggacagaacgagaatacacacaaggacaatatctgacaataaacacagaggcaaaaTATATGAATTCGAagaagtagagagattccaatatctaggagcgacattcactaggagaccaaatataaaaaaagaaatccaagcgagaattatggctggaaatcgttgtatctttgctctaaacaacttcTCCACTTCCAGCACTTTTATTCCTAGGTAAAAATCAAAATCCGGCCCTGGTTATCTGTTTATAATaacattaattatattataataaagttttctactttcagctgattctgtttattaatatgctttattttcctgtagaaatacaccattcacactaatattatattgttttgtttccacctactataaaacctgctttgtttatattcgatatcacacaagtttttatcactttacacaagaatttaattccttatcgttggtattacttttattttttagtaaacatctattcttatgtaaaatcgtccaataaacaccatggtttgattatttttccgctagccaCTGTAGTTTTTgagaaaattgcgaaaaatctctattttacgatttttccggatttcccggcattttctcgcaaaaaagcacatctatttctatgtaaaatcgtccaataaacacgatggtttaattatttttccgctagctactGTAGTTGTCGAGAAATTGCGAAAAatctctattttacgatttttccggatttcccggcattttttcgcaaaaaagcacatctatttttatgtaaaatcgtccaataaacacgatggtttaattatttttccgctagctactgtagttgtcgagaaaattgcgaaaaatctctattttacgatttttccggatttcccggcattttctcgcaaaaaagcacatctatttttatgtaaaatcgtccaataaacacgatggtttaattatttttccgctagctactgtagttgtcgagaacattgcgaaaaatctctattttacgatttttccggatttcccggcattttctcgcaaaaaagcacatctatttttatgtaaaatcgtccaataaacacgatggtttgattatttttccgctagctatTGTAGTTTTCAAGAAAACTGCAGAAAAgctctattttacgatttttccggatttcccggcattttctcgcaaaactaATTTCAGATTCGGATTCCTGAGGGTCGAAAACATATTTGCAAAAGGTTTTCGTCTTCTTTGCCAATTTTGAGCAGTTGAGAATATTTCAGTGGACTATTTGCTTAAGCGATCAAAAATGGGATGTCAACTACAAAGGCCTCTACAAAAGGATAAAATTACGTTTAAAGACAATTTAGGAGAATGTTGGTTCCGAAACTTTCTATCAAACACCAGAAACAGTTAACCCGACCAGTTCACGTTATTTCAGGAGCAgttattttcaatcaaaatatACTTTTTGAAATACATCTATATAAAAAGATAAGAAGCAACACAGGTGTATTAAGTATGTACATCCTTTTTGGAAGTAAATATGGAAACAAAAAAACAGGAGCcgaagccccccccccccaagatCTGAGGACGGCAGCGGAGAACCCTCGCCGGAGCCTACGCAGATAAGTAGCCCTTTTACAGTCCAACATTCGCAAAGTGCTACTGAACAATTAATTAGTTTCTTtgacgattaattttatttgttaataacttcagtttttcttttaaaatagcAATAGAAGCGTATGTGATTTAGTTTACCTGTGTTAATAAACGAGTATGTGAAGTTATCTTTGAATTTTATTGATTAACCTCCCTTAGATCCTTGGAAAGTGATTTATTTTGGCACAGCACAGGATCTACGCCAGGCTGAGCTAGCCAATAGTCTTTGTAAGGGTTACACTTGGCGCAGGTTCCTTAgcacagaaaacgtctttagaaGAATTACTCATTATAGAGAAGAATAACGAAAATAGATACCCTTAAGATTTTGAGATTTTGCTTAAAAtgtaggaaaaaaaataaaaatcccaATAATTACAATTTGTTTTATCCGATTCCAGATAGAAAGGAATTTAGATTAAGAAATTAAaggtaaaaaacaaaaaagaaaaaaaaacgcgTAAAACGTGTTAAGATTTTTGCTGCAAAAAAAGGAAGTAATATATGATAAGAAATAGAAAAACGGATAAAAACATCTAAATACGAATACAAGATTATAGAGGAACAAAAATGGAAAAGTTTAATACAATTTAGAAGTCTCAAAATGGGAGCTATAGAAAAACAGATAAAAACATCTAAATACGAATACAAGATTATAGAGGAACAAAAATGGAAAAGtttaatacaatttaaaagaCTCAAAATGGGagctaaaaattaaaaagaaactaAATATGAAAATGCAGCAGTGTTCtatatgaaatgcaaatatttagTTGGAGATTTTTCGTTTCATCTTTTAGCCGATAGGTATGCATCGAGTCTgatcttataaaaaaaatcatttactGATGCAAAAACTGCGAAAGAATGACTTTAATGTATATTGGTTTTTTTTGTTATGCAAAAATAAATGAGTAAATacttttttggttaaatttttgagataaagttttaaattattatattataattatacgTTAGTAAATTATAAATGCATGAtaaattattgaaaatagaaTACATACTGACACACAAGACGTGCTACAATATAGTGTTTGTCTTTTAGTTTTCCAACGGGATAATCCAGAAAATTCATgtaatttttttactttaataCCGCACACTTAgatgtttttcttctttttttttgtaacgtATATTAAACTGGAATACAGAATTTTGGAACTAAATAACTACCCAACATGATTCAATAATAATTTAGTATGTACTCATAAATATGGtcaatcatttttattaaattttcaggGATTTTCTAGATTATGAAATCGCTGATACGAAGTGAAATCTTTTGTCCCTGCTGTGCCTTTCATTACTTTAAAAGTTTTATCTGCTTCATGTACATTGtcgtaattttttttaagaaatctttagaatatttttaaattcattgataaaaaaatcaaaacttCTTTCTATTCCATTATTGATTAAATTGATCAATTTAATTCTAATTAAAATTTCATGTAAATTAAGAAATTAcaaattgttatttttttattattataactgTAAGGTATTATCCTTCCatattctacaatattatttatGTAGATGTGACAGAGGAACATGAAACATAGGAAAAAACATTAACAGAAAAAGCAAACTATGTAATGTATGTTTTGGTTGAACTGGAGCAAGGAAAAATAATGAGAAGCGACATAAAAATATCTATAATTACACAAAGAATAGAACAATGAGAAAAAATGATGATTCTGGTCTAGATTATTAGTTATTGGTAAAAAAGAAATGCGAGCTACCAAGTCAgttcaaagaaaaagaaaaataaagataGATACATTCATcgttaaaataaattttgtgagaggtatatttttttagttttaaataataatttaaaatattcaatttaAAGATTCAGATTAAAAAGCAGGCATAACGTACAATACGGCAAAACAGGAAAAAGCAAATCAAAAATTGAGATCGAGTCAGAAAATCAAGAAGTGACAGTTAAATAATACCTACTTCATATTCAGAAAGGAAGTAAACAAGTCACGATCGTAAAGGACatcaaaataatgaaaaaatacataaaagataTCGCTGTATGAAATAGAGTGAAATCGTTATAAAAAAAACGTTTTATACGCTATAAGAATCTATTGATCACAATGACTCATACGGTGCAGTTTAGCACAAGTATGATGATTTTATTGTCAATGTCTTTTTGGTACGTATTTATAATAGACAACATGTccaaaaagaagaataaaaaataacggaaaaatgaaAAAGGTTCATTAATAACAATATTTTGGATTCAGCAATAATACTTCCAAAATTATGTGCAAAAAATGTTTACAAACAACTATGACTAACATAAATATTGTTATCAGAACTTTTAACCTTTGGCTCAATGGTTAAGAGTTAGATTTTAgatcaaataaaatataaatgcaAATTATAGGTACAGGGTGCAGATAGTTGGGTGTAATACCTGTCATTAATAATTTATACGTTTgagcagtggtgtcatggtgtgggaacgccgttcccgcactggttaagaaaagaaaaaaaaataatagagaatttaggttttgtaaacaaaaattagctgcgttcccgcactgctaattttgccgtGACACCACTGCGTTTGAGTAAAGCAAAAAGACTGAATCCTGTTagcgaattttgaattaatttacaAACATATGACAATGCCACAAAAAGTAAATTACAACTTACAACTATGTACTTGGAAGATGCTAGTAGCCTAAGGTGCGTATTAACCAAATTTTTAGAGCATACCCGGTAAGGTAAAAAGTCATGTAACTTCAATCATATGtaaatattatcaaaatttttatttaaagtacTTTAAACATGCAGATTTttttaagtatgctaaatgttTATGTAAATTGCTTAATTTTGAAAGTTTTACAAGTAGTTATGTGAGCGCTGTGTTATGCAACTGAACGTTTTGTGTGTATGTTTATACTCATGTGTGAAACTATTGagttcaaaaaatcaattttaattcatttattaGATGGACTTGAAGGATGAGTGTTGTAATTtagatttttgaagaataaaagAATATAACATGTCCTTGAGATAATTTGGAAAATATGAATTATGTTTTAGATCCACAAAGAATATTATGTTATACATATTTGGTTAATGAGGAAATAACGTAATAGTAAACAAAAATAATCGTTTTTGTACTCACCGAATTCTATCTTGTAAATCAACTTTACTCTTTTTCTTAGAGTGGGCATGAATGGGCGAAACACTGGGTTCACTTCCCGAGGTTGGGGGACTAGAAGAGCCAGTACTAGAGCAAGACAAACTACCAGTTCTTGCTCTTATCTCACTGCCGATGGGATGGTTGGAAGTTATAGCAAGGGTAGGTCGACTGTTTTTATTCTtacgttttttcttttttcccGAATCAACTTCTTCGATTCTTCCAAAGATATTACTCGTGGGTGGCGGAGGCATCCAATCCAAGTCCTTTTTTAAATGTCCACGACCGCACTTACACCCACAAGCCTTATAAGCTAAATCGTAGCCCTTCTTGGTCCAGAGGTTTTGATGCCTTTGGCGTTCGGACCAAGAACGAGCCCTGCcacaagttttaagataactTAAGACGGATTGTTCCCATTGATCAAAGCACTCACGGTGCATATATCTTCCCGATGTGCACAATTCGTTATTGCAAGTAACTCGCACGGTATCCCGGAGATCGTCCAACGAAATAAGCATGTGGTCATTGTTGTTCATATGTTGCTGGGCGCGCAGACACTCTCCCGTGGGCACACAACACCTGGTGACACCGCCGGTGACCTCGTCCCCGACGAGGCCCTGAACTTGCGCTAAGTGTCGACGAGGTGCCATGTTCATATAAACTGTGTGTGACCTTGAAGAGATGCGTTCACGTCTTCGATGCGGCTGCTTCGGAGGCCTACTGTGACCGCCGGCATACGCACGCCGCACTCGCCAGGGAAAGTGCGTGGTGGGGGGCGACGATTCGGAAAGCGAAAGGTAGGGGAAGGTGGGGGAGCGATTTTCACTTTCGGTTTCGCGGCGACGCTACAGACGCAAGCGCCGGATTTTCACTCTCCGACGGCCCTGACCATCGAGGCAGCGGACGACGTCGGGACGGCGCTCATGCCGCTGGCGATGTCGATGCCGTGGTGATGCTTGCTCCTGCTGAAGGCTGCTGATTTGTTTGGCTTTTGGATGTGGATGAACGTACTGACACGCGGTTCACCGGTATTGCATTGTTTTGTTACCTATGTGAATATTTCTAAAACCGACGTGACGGGCTGTGGGTGAATATAGAAAGGTCCGTAGTGTATTTTCGTTTAGGTGACTTTCATTCACTCATTATTATAGTTCATTCAtggttttaaattaattaaaaatattttattactaaaTAATGAAGTGCGATTATGTACAAAACAGATAATATTTACAAATTTAATCCATGCACCATGCAGATGTAATTTTGGTTATTATATACTtctatacttttaattttaaaaagtatTGTAACGATTTGTATTTAGTTTGAAGTTGTTAATataatttgtaatattttacatAGATACATAATTTTGTCTCCTGTCATAAAtgttatttttctaataatttttgaATATGCTTTTAGAAggtaaaaaattaatatttattgtattGGGTCTACTCTCATATTTTTAGTATTTTGTGCCTTTTGATATATTAAATTTATACTTGGGTAAttaatagtgtgaccaactccaattgaGTTGAATTCGGAACAAGACTGAAAAAAATacttgaaatccgggacttttcaatgaaaattgggccattttattttttaaatatataggGCTTTAATATCATCagtttattgattatttaacatttttatattgacaatgatatttttaatgggattaagccacaattggttataataataattatagtttttgacgtttcgacttccagtcattctcaaaaaaggaaaaattagaaaataaagtgatgttggatttccatgtaaatataaCCTTAGGTTAAAAATATAACTGCCAAATAGGCCACAAGAAAACAGCATTTAAAAATCAATCCATTCATATTTTAAATTGACCTCAACCAACAAAATATGATTATTCTTGCAATGTACATAATTCTTTACATTGCTTATTTTTTGAAATCATAAttattgtagatttttttttcgTCCCAACAATTTAATTTCATGTGTATTCTTGAAAGAATAAtgaaaaaatagaattttaccaaaaagttgaaaattcggatgacccggaagccttttccgggacacgacttcgtaattcgggccatgtcccggatttttcgggctagttggtcacactagtaaTTAACAAgtattaatcttcttcttctttaagtaccgtgcccaaattttaggcgtgggtgacaatgacaatttgccgatatcgttctcgatcttgcgcggcatgtaacaattcatCTGCTGATGAGCCAGTCCATTGAcaaaggtttcggagccatgagtATTTCTTCGTTTTCCGTCGATTCTTCCATtcagtattaactgcagcattcTGTATCTGCTACCCCTCATTATATGCccgagatattcaagttttctcttttttatcatcttgattagatcaccttcgccttgacctacccTATTTAAGTTCTCtatttgaaatgcgttgaacccaaacCCAAGATCGTTAAGCATtttacgatatgaccacatctcgaaggcttctaatctgttcatcatgttaactttcatgatccaggtttcacatccatatagtaatacagaaTACACATTaaattttaggaacttgattctaaGTTGTaagcagtgccggattaaccattaggcaaagtaggcagttgtcTAGGGGCCTCGCAGGGCCCGAAACGaaaactataaaattgttaaaatataaaaatttgtcaaattttTACCTTGACCCAACTGACAATATATTCTAAACAATATGTTTCTACGAGTTGTATCTGTTTTGAGTAAtacctactaaaatatttttatacctaAACTGTTGAAAAACATTTCAGGTAACCTAGTAAATACAAGATTTTAGCAATATAAGTACCTACAATGGGGTAAGGTTATATCAAccataataaatttatttgaCTTTGGACGTTTGTCACGTACATTCTATGAAGTTTTATAATTCTATTGTTATACTAAAACTTAATATTATTGGCGTTGGGTGGTTTTATTTAAACATCGATGGTTCTTTCAATCTAATATTTATATCGAAGTCACCTTTTCTtagtttggttttgtttgttCTTTGGAAGAGAATAATTGTTATCGTGTAGTTAGGTGCAATAGTTGATTATATAAATTTGCACATCAGACATcagattgattaatattttattctatAACTCTTCATTTTAAAGCAGTGCCAGGGCACTTTTAAGTGATCGCCAGACACCTTAATTTTTGTCTTAGGGTATTTATCTGTTGTGCTTGGTATAATATTGGAATTTAGGCATTTGTTTTGATCTCTACAATATTTAAACCAGGtaagttattttcaataaaatgtatatagtccagggtaacgcataaggttttttccatgacacttcaagaGCAAGgacactgaagcgttttttcgacaattaatgcctataagagcaaattgtaactatttcctgcgtaggatctttCATCCGGGCTTGGGATCGGCAGCGTGACACTGAGTTGCTCAATCCACCCAATATCAGCCTACATACCAACACCAGAGggaatcaggcagggagacaACCTCAgaccatttctattcaatatgctaatggatgaaataatagaagatgtgatatcgctacaactaggatacagactcggttacagtagaatcagtatagtgtgctatgcggatgataCAGCCctgatttttatttataaacaatttagtgtcaaaaacggcATCTTTCCTTTTCTTTTCAAATCAATTGAAAACAATGAAACTTATGGGTTTTTAGTTcaaacatcttcgagagtatggaaaaagctttaaaatggattattacaaagtttgatatattcAATTGATATAAGTTTTATATACTAACGGATTATTACAaaggttaatataattgcgaaaaaggtcaaaattgtaaaaaaaataatttcgcataactattgtaaaaatgaatgtacctacagctttgaaattattgtcaaatgagggttctttggtgcttaatatgtgacaaaaatttcaaagcggttcattcaattgtttaaattttatacaattcaCAATGAacgagcatgagctatatttttaacttggtttaaaaaaagtaaataaaaaatgcatttattagtaataaataattatgcaaaagtatcatcaatctttccttataaactttttattttttatagaataaattatatatatttattacaattttttatcactATGTATATCTagcatttttggagttattatcaaaagaaaatgaaatttatgtacttatattgaaatttttttttatcatatttttttcaaaaatgttcatTCGACACCGGTCAAAATATTTGAGGTTCTTACTAAAGCTAAAGTAAAAAAAGTCTTATAGgaattactttaaattttaatttttgtggaaataacgatgttttatttttcacttttttctaaaaaatttgaaAGTGTCCTCTTATTTTCACCATAACTTGCTTAACTTTGatgttattattaaatttattaactcATTCATTTCATAGGTATACCTGAttactttgataagtgtttaataagtatattttttataaaatacatcgTGTTCCcgatatttaagcttgaatatgtACCTATAAtccgtttgaaaattattgattgTACAGTTTTTACGACGCAGGTCATTTGTACCTATTTACGGACAATAGCCTTAAGTACTTGCAGGAAAAAAATAGACTTTCAATTAACTATAACTTACTttcaattaatattattattaaaaggtttttaattagggaatttattgtattttttattagcttgaattttggtaataataactttaaaaccgatttaaaacatgtatttttttcacaaaaaaaaataaaatctttgatctttagtaactcaaaaagcattgattTATTTTGATGACTTGATATAACATATTTTTGGCTAAAAATTTATCCTTCTGTCCATTTATGaggttgtttttaataaaataattttcaccccttgAAAAGGGATGGCACCCGTCTCTGTTTTATATATGATcagatctgtaagtttcatataTTTCATTCAACACATAATAAACACATTCAACTGGACTCATTCAGTACAAGTTAAATTTTCCTCTTAGTCCTTTTTAAAAACTCCCAGATGATTTGTTTAATCTTAGAATTTTGACGagacaaatataaaagagaagcattattttgtgggaaaggtattattgttatttttgtaccagtttttattttgattatggGTTGATTGCATAGTACTTTGACAGCTTTGgcttttattaattaaatattaatattcgcACTTTCCATTGATTGGCACAGCTTATTCAGTGGAACGCTATCTTAGGCTTTCCATAAGTCGACAAACAATTTAATTGTCGAATATGGATTTCTTGATCCCCCCcatcttttttaaatattatctgcgttaagaaaaaaaaaagagctACGTGACGGGTTTTGGGTGAATATAGAAAGGTCCGTAGTATATTTTTATTTGGGTGACATTCATTCATTAATTATTATAGttcattcatattttttaagtagataattaaaaatattttattactaaaTATTTACGTGCGTTTATTCACACAACAGCGcgtttatttacaaatttattccatgaaattttgataccaatttcgttttattttaaatacattatatatatatatatatatatatatatatatatatatatatatatatatatatatatatatatatatatatatatatatatatatatatatatatatattgttgtgatctttattattgatatgagataatatttttatatgtcatttaatttaatcaatgcatgaataataatctaattaatttaccagatcacatatcaatgtgttttcaatctcagggctttttataaaattaagtacttacatacgtggcttctaagtatttcttaatggttcctaatcgggataggaaagaaaagagtaaaataataacacatatgggttacaattgtaatcaaaatattgtttattttatttaaatggcaatcactgcttaatatttgctatatcttattattcttaaacataacatttacacatgggaatctta encodes:
- the LOC114325592 gene encoding headcase protein-like; this translates as MNMAPRRHLAQVQGLVGDEVTGGVTRCCVPTGECLRAQQHMNNNDHMLISLDDLRDTVRVTCNNELCTSGRYMHRECFDQWEQSVLSYLKTCGRARSWSERQRHQNLWTKKGYDLAYKACGCKCGRGHLKKDLDWMPPPPTSNIFGRIEEVDSGKKKKRKNKNSRPTLAITSNHPIGSEIRARTGSLSCSSTGSSSPPTSGSEPSVSPIHAHSKKKSKVDLQDRIR